In the Bacillus sp. HSf4 genome, TTTGCGATCATGCTCATCGTCCTCTTGTCAAACCTGTACGGCGATCGCTTAAGAGACCGGTTTGATGTCAAAAACAACAAAGGAGTTTCTTAATATGCCGATTTTATCCATTGAGAGCTTATCGATCAGCTCTCGGCAGCAAACCATTGTCAAAAACGTTTCTTTTTCGATTGGCGAAGGGGAATGGCTCGCGCTGCTCGGGGAAAGCGGCAGCGGAAAAAGCCTGACCGCGTCAGCCATCACCGGGCTGCTTCCGGACGGATTAACGGCGTCCGGCGGAGATGTGCGATTCATGGGGCATCATATGCTTCAGGCCGGCCGCAAAGCGCTCCAGCGCATGCGCGGAAAAGAGATCGCCTGCATTTTTCAGGATTCTCACGGGGCATTCACCCCTTTTATAAGAGTCGGAAGACAAATTGATGAAATGGTCAAAACACATACGAATTGGCCGAAGAAAAAGCGAAAAGAAGCGATTCTCCGCTCTTTTCAAGATGTCTCTCTTCCGGAAAACAGAGTATATGAAAGCTACCCGTTTCAATTGAGCGGCGGACAGCTGCAAAGGGCTGCGATCGCTCAAGCGATGGTGCTCCGGCCGAAGCTTTTAATCGCCGACGAACCGACGACGGCTTTGGACAGCATCACGGCGGCGGACGTTTTAAAGCAGTTGGCCGTACTGCGCGCTAAAACAAACTGTGCGATCCTTTTTATCACCCATGACTTGAGGCTTGTCAAAAAATATGCCGACAAGGCGGCCGTCATGCAAAACGGGGAAATTGTTGAAACCGGCTTAACCGCCGACTTCATCAACCATCCAAAACACGAATACACGAAGCGTCTATTCGCGGCCGTTCCGCCGCTTGAAAACCCTCCGCTCAGGCTGATGGCACAGCCTGCAGAAAAGAAAACGGCGCTTTCGGGAACAGGAGGTGCTTCATGACCCATCCAGAGGAGACCATCCTTCGTGTCAGCAATCTGACAAAACATTATGCTTGCGGCCACAAAGCGGTTGACAGCGTATCATTTTCCATTCGAAAGGGTGAATGTCTCGGGCTTGCCGGTGAAAGCGGCAGCGGGAAAAGCACCCTCGCCCGCTGCCTCCTGCTGCTGGAACAAATCGATCAGGGAGAGATTTGGCTTCATCAACATCGCTTGAGGAGCATAAACAAAAAAGAAGTACGCAGACAGCGCCGGAAGCTTCAGGCTGTTTTCCAACATCCAGCCGCATCATTAAATCCAAAGCTGAACATCATCGATTCATTAATGGAGCCGTTGGATGTTTCCAAACAAGACATACCGCCATTTTTAGAGGATTGCAGAGGCAGCCGCCGGCTGGCCGCTGAACGGCTGTTTTCCATGGTCGGTCTAAAGCCGCCCCTTCTTGACCGCTATCCCCATGAATTAAGCGGTGGACAGCTGCAGCGGGTTATGATCGCCAGAGCCATCAGCACCCAGCCTTCTTTCATCATCTTTGATGAGCCTACGGCAAGCCTTGATGTCACGAGTCAGGCGAAAATCCTGAACCTTCTCAAAGATTTGCAGGACGAGATGGGGCTTTCCTATTTGTTTATTTCCCATGATCTTGCGGCTGTCCACTTCATGAGCCATCGCATCATGGTGATGAAAGACGGGCAGATTGCCGATCAATTTGCAAAAGAAGAGCTGTTTTCCACAGGAAGGCACCCTTATACAAAAAAGCTGCTTCAGGTGTTTCAATCTTAAGGGGGGTTACAAAAAAATGAATCACAGGCATTATCTTGCGGTGGCCGTTCCGCTGATCATTTCAACGATCACCACTCCGCTGCTCGGAGCGGTTGATACGGCGGTGGCCGGACAGCTTTCTTCCCCTGCTTACATCGGCGGCGTTGCGGTTGGAACGATGATCTTTAATACGATGTATTGGCTCCTTGGTTTTTTAAGGGTGAGCACATCGGGATTCGCCGCTCAGTCGCTCGGCGCCCAAAACAGGTCGGAGAGCGTGCTGGCTCTCGCCCGGCCCGTTTGCATTGCGTTTTTTGCCGGACTGATGTTCATCCTTTTGCAAAAACCCCTTGAATATACGGCGCTGATCATGATCCAGCCGGATCAGCACACGGCGGAATTTGCCTCGCAATATTTTTCGCTCAGGATTTGGGGAGCTCCTTTTGCTTTAATGAGCTATTGCATTCTCGGCTGGCTGATGGGAATGTCCCTCATCAAAGTGACATTGCTTCTGCAAGTGTCGATGAATATCTTAAATATCGCCCTTGATATCGTCTTTGTTTATGTCTTTCATATGGAAGTGAACGGCATCGCGGCAGCCACCCTGATTTCAGAATTGACGGGCTGCCTGATCGGCTGCTGGCTTGTGAAAAGAAATGCCGCCATCTCGTTTAAACTTCCGCCTGTCAAGCTGTTGTTCGACCCAAAACCGTTTAAAAAAATGATGATCGTCAACCGTGATTTATTAATCAGAACATTGTGCCTGCTGACGGTTTTCAATTTATTTACGGCTAAAGGGGCTGATTTCGGAGCTGAAATTTTGGCCGCAAATGCGATCTTGATCCAAATTCATTACATGATGGCTTACGTTTTTGACGGGTTCGCCAATGCATCAAGCATTTTTACAGGCAAAGCCGTCGGGAGAATGGATCGGGAGCTCTATGCCCGCACGCTTTCCCTTTCGACCCAGTGGGCGCTTATCTCTGCAGTGCTGCTTTCGGCCGGCTATTTTCTCTTGAAAGATGCAATCATTCCTTTATTTACACCGCTTGAAAGCGTCCTGGAAGCGGCGAAAACATATGATGTTTGGATTGTTCTCTTTCCTTTGGCCGCAAGTTTTGGACTGATTTTTTACGGGATCTTCATCGGAGCCACTGAAATCGGCCCGGTTAGAAATTCGATTGCTTTGGCCGCTCTTGTCTTTTTAGCCGCCTTTTTCACCGCTGTGCCCGTTTTCGGAAACCATGGGCTGTGGCTCTCCTTTCTTTTATTCAGCTTCGGCCGTTCCTTATTTTTATGCATGGCTGTGCCTGGACTGACCGGACGGATTTTCGGAAAACGGGAGCTGCATGAGATGAAGGCTGAAGCCGAATCATAAAGAACCCGGCTCGGGAGCCCGAGCCGGGTTTTTCAGGTCAATATTTCGTTAATTGCATGACGAAATCGTTCAAATGATCTAGTGTCATGATATTTTGGTTGCATGTTTCACTGTCATAGCAAATGTAATTGCCCCTGTCCGTATAGGTTTCTTTGCCGCTTTTCACCCTGGACATGAACAGTCCGATCTCTTCGGCCCTGTTGCATATCGAACAGATTCCTTTTTTATTGCTGGGTCTGATCGTTCCGTATATTCCCGTCAGCTTTCCGCCGATATCCACAATCATATATTTTCTGCCCGAGCCTGCATCATTCCATCCTAAATAGGAATATCTCCTGAAATCCATCTGCTCAAATTCGGGAGTTTTTAACTTTTTCACCTTAGAAAACAGCTTTTTGACCTTTGCTGCCGTTACCTGCTGAAACGGGATCACAAGGTCCTCTAACTCGGCTAAAAAGCGCGCGGCTCCGCTGTTGTCTTCGACTTCAACCATTTTGCTCAGCAAAGCCTTTTGGTCATTGCTGAGATCAGGAAACAGATCTAAGACTTGATGGAAAGCATTGGATTTCAAAGCGTCAAGCACGTTTCCATCCTTGACGTTCGCATGCCCCTGGACAAGGCTGTCCGTTTGAAATTGAATAAAATGATATTGATCATTTCTGATAAAAGGTTCCATATTCGCTGTATTTACATTCTTCACTTGTGCCAGCTCCTTATTTATATATTTTAAAAATAAGGTGCAAAGCCGTATGATCAGAAATGATACCTTACAATCAGGCGATTCGTTTAGAGCTCCACCTCATGCAAAGTATCGCCTTTCAAGATAACAGGCTTTGCATGAGACGCTGCAGTTGGCAAATGAATGTCATTTACCATTTTACCACCTCCGAATGATGAATCTATTATACATGATCATCGTATTCAATCTCAATAATATCATCGAGCTTTAATCTGTGGTGTTGATCTGTACAGCTCATGATGCGGAGCTCCCGCTTCAGGGCGTCAACATAGTGAACGCGGCCGGCCAGCTTTTTCATTTCCCCTTGTTGGTAATAAGTAAATTGCAAAGGCCTGTTTTCTTCCATCGCTTCACAAATCCGTTCATTCAATTCTTCATATTTTTGTTCATCTAAAACCGGTTTTTCATGTTTATGAAGGCTCTCATGATACTCCCTAAGCAATTCCACGTGTTCCGGCAGCATCATCGAGACCCATTTGATGCTGCCTCTGTCTTTTAGCATCACACGTTCTCCTTTCTATGCCTGATGTCCGCCGACAAGCTTTGACCGCAGACGGGCGGTCCCGGCGTTTGTATAAGAAGCGGCGCGCAAAAGCGCTGTTGAACCGTACCGTTCCCTGATGCCGTCCATCACATAGCCGAGCATCCGCTTTTTTTCCTGATCGGGATGGAAAAGGTCGAGCTGCATATAGATGTCATCCTCGATATTGGAAAGGGAAACGGAAATTTTCCGAACCGTTTTTCCTTCATAAAAGCGGTCAAACAAGGCAAGGCATGTGTGATAAAGGTCCAGTGTAATATTTGAAGGACGCTCCATCGTTTTCGAACGGTAAAACCCGCCGCCAAGCTCATCGCGGCTGTATTCGATTCCGAGGCTGACGGTCCGTCCCGCCTGCCGGTGGGCGCGCGCCCTTTTGGCCACCTCTTCGCACATTTCAAGGATGACATGTTGGACTTCAGCCGGGTCCGGATAATCGCGAAGCAGAATCTGGCTCTTCCCATAGCTGACCTGTCCGGCCATGATCGGCGCTCCGAGCGCTGAAAGGTCAATGCCCCATGCATGATAGTACAGCTGGTTTCCCATCACACCGAATGTTTTCTCAAGGCGCTTGAGATCATATTGCGCCAGCTGGCCAACCGTAAAAATCCCCATCCTGTTCAGCCTTCTTTCCAGCCTGGAGCCGATTCCCCACATTCGCCGCAGCGGAGACAGCGGCCAAAGCTTCGTTTTCACATCTTCATAACCCCAAACGGCCACACCGTCCGGCGCCCTTTTCGCTTCAAGATCAAGGCACAGCTTAGCCATCAGCATATTGGGCCCAATTCCGACGGTACACGGCAGACCAAATTCCCTTGCCATGTCGTCCTGTATTTTCATGGCGATCGTCCGCGCGTCTCCCCACATGCTCTCGACGCCGTCCACCTGAATAAAGCTTTCATCAATGCTGTACGTGTGAATGGCGTCATGCGGAACATAGCGGCCAAACAGCCGGGTGAGCTCTGTGGAAACGCGGACAAATACCGCCATCTTTGGATTGACGAGCTGAATGCGCGGATCGTCCGGAATCTGATACACCCTTGTCCCTGTTTGAACACCGAACTCTCTTTTCAGAGCCGGAGAAGCCGCCAAGACGACGCTCCCCTGCCGCTCCGTATTCCCGACAACCGCCAGCAGGCAAGTCATCGGATCAAGTCCGAGCAAGACGGCGGCACAGCTTGCATAAAAACTCCGCATATCAACACACAAAATCGAGCGCGCCGGATATTGACTGTAATCCATCATCTTCACCTTCCAAAAGAACTGATGTTCGCACAATTAGTGTATGAATACTATACTGCGAATATACGTTCGATTTCCAGGTGTAAATTTACCCAATGAAAATATTCCCTTTGAGTCTTTCATTTTCCGTTAACTGAAACCGGGTTTTTGAGTAATAAAAAAAGCATCCCAAACCGGGATACTTTTTCTATTCGGTCAATTTTTCAATCTGGCCCATCACATCGCTGATCTGCTGAGCGCTTTGCACCAGCTCTGACTGCTCCAGCTTCTCAACTGTTAATTTTCCTTCCTCAACACTTTTCAAAACATCCTCAGCGCTTTTTTGCAGTGTTTCATTATGCTTCTCAATCGTCTTATGAATCTCGGCTGCGGCATCGGGAGGGGTTAATTCATTAAAATCGGCTGCAGCCTGCCGAACAGACTCAAGCTGCGTTTCCAGCTTTTCTCTTGCATGCGTGTCGTTTACAGCCTGTTCAGCTAAGGAAGGTGCCTCCTCCGCAAATGTTTTCACTTTTTGAATATAGCCGGCCGCTTCATTTGTATAGTTCAATCCGTCAAGCATTCCGCATCCGCCCGCACCTAAAAGGCCGATTCCGGCAAGAACTGTAAGAATTCTTTTCATTGTTTACCTCCTCACCGTTTCTTCTTGATTTTTTCTTTCACAATCGAAATTCATTTTTCTTTCGCTAAAGGCAGACCTTTCTTCACCAGTTCACGCTTCAGCCATTTCCTAAGCTTGGACACAGTCAGTCTCCTTTCCCTTTTGATAAAAATGAAAAAACTCCACCGATTTGGTGAAGTTGATAAACAAAAAGACCTTCACCAAATCAGATTTGGCAAAGGTCTCGCTAACAATTAGATTGCCAGCAAAGCCGAGGATTTAAGACATCCCGTAATGACGACTTTACTGTGACAGCTACTCCCCTTTGGAGTATTCATTTTTATTACTTTGATTTTAAAGCACAAAGCCTATCCAGTCAAATTCCTGCTAATCGGCTTATGAAAGAAATCGCTCTTTCCGCAAAAAAACCTTCTTTGGAAAGAAGGCGGTCTGGCTCACTCCCTGTGAAAAATATGATTGCCGTGTTGTCGAAACATAAAGCTTGAGCCCTGACAAGTTCGGGGATGGTCTATCTATGGGCCTGCTTTCCTACAAGCCGGAATGTTGCCGTATTCCCGGTTCTTTTTCATTTTGCGGTTTTATGCCCTCATTATACTCTACGAAAAAAAGAAAACAATTCAAAACAGGCTAAGCCGCTTGAGAACAGTGTTTTTTCTTAGTAAGATAAAAGAAGAAACGCCTAAAAGGAGAAGGCAAATGGATGAGAAACTGATTGAAAAAATGCTGGGACAGGCTCTGCGGCAGTATGGGCGAAATGTAGCAACCGATCCGCTCAGCCCCCATGAAAAGCAAATCCTGAAGCTGGCGCTGAAGGAAAGGCGGATCGAGGAGCCTGACGAGGGGCTGCATGCGCATATTGAAGACGTCATTTATGATTATGTGACAAACCAGGGCATGTTTTCCTAAACGTGACAGGCTTTAGGCTTCCTAGAAGGAGGCTTTTTTCTTTCCCACATTATAGAAAAACCTCTATTCAGCACCATCTGTTTCATGTATGATAGTACAATAAAACATGTCTGGAGAGTTCATCATGAAACAGAAATGGCAAAGTATCCACCCGCTCAGCTGGACCATTATTGTCGGAACGATTTTCGGACGGATGGGCACGACAATGAGCATTCCTTTTTTAGCGATTTACTTGACACAGGTAAAAGGCGCTTCAGCGTCTTTTGCCGGAGCCGTGATAGCGGTAAGCTCCCTGATCGGGATTGCGGCGAGCTTTTATGGAGGATATTTGTCAGACCGGTTCGGCCGGAAAAAGATCATGCTGCTGTCGATTTTCGGCTGGGTGCTCGTATTTGCCGGCTTTGCCCTCGCTGATCACGTATGGACCTTCTTTTTGATGAATGCCTTAAACGGATTGTGCCGCGCCCTGTTTGAGCCGACTTCAAGAGCGCTGCTTTCGGATGTATCCAAACCTGAGACGCGCCTCTTTGTCTTCAACCTCAGATATGCGGCGATCAACCTCGGCGTTGTCTTCGGGCCGCTTTTGGGCCTCTACCTCGGCTCTTCGAAAACGACGCTGCCGTTTTTTATCGCCGCTTTTATTTATTTGCTTTACGGAGCGGGCCTGGTGATTCAATTTAAAAACCACGACGTCCCGGCGATGGAGACGAACAAGCGCATCAAAGTAAAGGATGCCTTGCAGGTGACAAGAACGGACCGGGTGTTTACGATCACACTGATCGGCTCGATTCTTTGTTTGTTCGGCTACTCCCAGTTTTCATCAACGCTGGCGCAGTATATGTCGGCAAGCCCTTTCATCGAAGACGGAACGAAGATATTCGGGATCATGCTGACGTTAAATGCTGCGACCGTGCTGATCGTACAGTACCCGATCGTACAAATCGCAAAACGGTTTTCGCCGATTTTGTCGCTCATCACAGGCAATGTTTTGGTCAGCATGAGTCTGTTCAGCCTTTCATTTTTCCATGACCTCTTGTCGATCACCTTCATTGTCATATTGTTTACAATAGGAGAAGTGCTGTTATTTTCGATGATGGATATATTGGTTGACCAAATTGCACGCCCTGAACTGAAGGGGACCTACTTCGGAGCGATGGGCTTCACCCAGCTGGGAAGCGTCATCGGCCCGTGGGCAGGCGGAATACTGCTGGATACGTTCGGAGCGGGAAAGCCTTTTTTCACCTTTTCGATCCTGGCCCTCGCCACCCTTTGCGGCTCACCTTTCCTCTTTGCGGCTTTCCGCAGAGTCAGAATGGTGGAAGCTGCAAAAGTGAACATCCATGCAAAGAAAACATTGCAGCATTAAAAAAAGCGCCTGGCCATCTTCCAAAGGCCGGCGCTTTTGATTATACAGTCTGACGAAAATCGGCCGGCGCCACGAGTTCAACTTTGATGCGGTCGGGATCTTCCGCATACAGCGCATAATGCCCGTCCCCGCCGGCGAACGGATGTCTGTCTTCATAGAGCAGCCGATAGCCGCGTTCCATCAGCTGCTCTGTCATATCATCGACCTGGGCTTTTGAATCCGCCTGAAAGGCAAGATGATTTAAGCCGACCCGGCGTCTGTGATAGCCCGCTTCTATAAATCTCTCTTCGGCCTGAACCAAAACGATGTAAGCCCGTTCCTTCTTCCAGCTGATGCCACCCTCCCAGCGCTGGTAAGCCTCATAGCCGAGCTCCTGTAAAAACCATCCCCAAAAACGCTTTGACCTGTCTAAATTGGAAACATACAGTTCGATATGATGAATCACAGCTTTTCCTCCCCGCTTTACACCCGTCTGACCAAAATCTTTTCGACCTTGTGGCCTTCCCCTTTTTTCAAAATTAAATCCGACCGGAATTTTGTCGGCAAAATGTTTTCATACAGGTTGGGGCGGTTGACCGTCTCCCATATCGATTTCGCCATCGCATCCGCTTCGGGATCTGTGAGATCTTTAAATTTATGAAAATAAGAAGTCGGATCTTGAAAAGCCGTCTCCCTGAGCATCCGGAACCGCTCGAGATACCATTTGATAATGAGAGCTTCCTCTGCATCCACATAAATTGAAAAATCAAAGAAATCAGATACGAAAACCCGCGGCTTTGTCCGATCATCTTCAATCGTCGGTGTTTGCAGCACATTGACGCCTTCAATAATGACAATATCCGCCTCCTCCACCGTTTCATAAACGCCTTCCATTCTGTCGTATGTTAAATGGGAGTAGACGGGTGCTTTGACGCTTTTCTTCCCTGATTTTAAATCGTTTAAAAATTCAAGCAGCGCCTTTACATCATAGCTTTCCGGAAATCCTTTTCTTGACATCATCTGTTTTTCTGAAAGAACCGCATTTGGATACAAAAACCCGTCCGTTGTAATCAGGCTGACCTTCAGACGCTCCCGCAAGCGGGAAAGCGCGGTTTGAATGATTCTGGCCGTCGTGCTTTTCCCGACCGCCACGCTTCCGGCAATCCCGATGATAAACGGAATTTTGGCTGCATGGGGGTAATTCAGAAAACCGTTCACACGGGAGTTCCGTTCATATTGAGAAGTCCGGTGCAAGTAAAGAAGCCTTGCCAGCGGAACATAAATCGTCTCAACCTCCTCCAAAGACAGATAATCATTTAAACCTTCAAGCTCTTTCGCCTCCTCTTCGGTCATCTCTACCGACATATGTCCGCCCAGATGCGCCCAGGCGTCCCGGGTATGACTCGTATATAACGTTTGCAAATTCAAATCTTGGTTTGCCATATTTCTCACCTGTCCCTCTGTTCATACGCTGTATGACTAGATATCTGATCCAAACCGCTTTTTCTATTATATAGAATTTTTAGAATATTTACGAGGGATCAGGATCGAGAAATGCTTATATCAGAAAACTGTTTTGATTTCCGTTTTAAATCAAACGGCTTCGTCAAGGTGCCCCCTGGCAGGCTCACCACGGAATGCTGAATTCGCCGGATGGGAGATCCTCAATATCCGCTTGGCTTTCTGCCGAATCCTTCTGTTTTGACAATAAAAAAAGAGCGCAGGTTCGCACTCTAAAAACAGCCGGGCATTCACACGACATATTTGCTTTGTCTGTGCGCCGCGTAATAAGCGGCGGCCGACAGCAGGCCGATGGCGGCGGCCAGAATCAGGATGATCGGAAAGATCTCTACCTTAACCGGTGTAAACAGCTTAAAATGGCCGTTGAAATTGAAAACCGCATGCCCGAGATTGGACAAAAGGTTTTTCAAATCAAATTTGCCCAGTACCGGAACCAGCAGGCTGTAGATGATATAAAGCAGAGCAGGCGCCGCAAAACTCCTCAACAGAATGCCCAAATAAAACCCGATCGTTGTGAAAATAAAGCTGACTGCCGCTATGACAATAAATTGAAGCAGGATATTGCTTTTTGACACCTCCGGTATTGTGAACTGGTCGACCGGAATCGTCCGCGCTGCCTGGGAATAAAGAATAAGGCTCGACACATATGCCGCACATAAAACGGCGGACATTCCGACAAGCATCACCATATAGACCGAGCACTGTTTGGCCAGCAAAACCGACTTCCAATCATGTCTGACCGCCTTGATTTTCACCGTCTTAAATCGCATGTCATAGGAAGAAATATAAATGGCGTAAAGCGTAAAGGCGAGCGGAAACAAAATAAACCCCATCCACTCCATCGTGGTGACGACCGCTTGTTTCGGCTGGAGATTGTGAAGCGACAGCACGAAATTCTCATAGTCATATCTTAAAATATTTTCAACGATCTCCCCGTCGCCGTCCTTGCTTTTGAGCTCCCCTTCCTTCACCTTGACTGGCGAGTCAAGCGCCTTTTGAATATCGATACCGAGCTGTTTGTATTCAGCTTCGGTTTTCAAAAACAGCCGGTAGCTGCCTTCTGTATTCTGATACTGAAAGTATATGTACCCGGATGAAATCAGCAACAGAGGAATGATCAAAAGCAAGAGCGTTTTTGAATAGTATTGATAGGCAAGCTCGTTCTTCAGGATTTTATAAATATTCTTTATAGACATCGCCCAAATCTGCCCCATTCGCTTTAAAATTTTCCACATGAACAGCCGAACCGTCTTTCAGCACGAACAATTGATCAACGATCGAAGAGTAAAATTCGAATTGGTGACCCGCAGCCACAATCGTCATTTCGCTTGACCAGTCATTGATCATCTCCTGAAGCTCTATCATTGAACGATAGTCAAATCCGTTTGATATCTCATCCAAAAACAAGTACGCCGGTTTGTTTAAGGCGGCGATCGTTAAAGCGAGCTTTTTTCTTTGCCCGTAGGAATAGGTTTTGACTTTCTTTTTCAAGAGCGAGTGATCGAGAAATGTTTGCGACGTCTGTTCGAGCTCTTCTTTTTTAACGGGTTTGTTTAATAAGATTTTGATGTTTTGATAGCCTGTGAGATTGAAATAAAACGGGGAATCATCATAAATGACATGCACCCGGTCTCTGACGGCTTCAAGGGGTTCGCCGTCATAGCGAATGCCGCCTTCGTAGTGTTCCAGCTTAAGCAGGCATTTCAAGAGCGTCGTTTTTCCGGCGCCGTTTTCCCCCATCAGGAAGCTGACTTTATTTTTTTCAATATTCATATTGAGACGGTTGAAGACCGTCTGATTTCCATACATTTTTGTCAAATGATTGATGTTAATCAATGGAAAAATCCTTTCTTAGGCGAGGATGGTGTTGCAACATTCTCCATTATACAACGCTGCCAAGATTTTCAAAATAGTCTTTTAGCAGCGTTGTATGCCGTTTGTTTATTTCAAATTAATCCTTTCCATATTTGCCTTTTTTGTTGACCCATCTTCTGTCGGTATAGGTTGTGCTGGCAAATTCAACATCTCCCCACGGCGTCACACTCCCGATACTGTGCGTTTTTTTCGCCCGCCATTTGTGAAGCCCCGTGGATTTGTAATACCTTTTGATCCCTTTCGCCCTCACGACATTCGGAAAGATGTAGCCCACATCCTGGAAGCCGCTGCTTTTGGATATTTTTTTGCCGTTGTAGTACCAGTCAATCTCATCTTTCGACCAAGCGAGAAAGCTCCCTCTTTTAATCGTGAGCCTTTTTCCCGAATAGGCCGAGAGACCGCTTTGAACACCGGCCTGTTTCGGAAGTGACTGGACATACTCTGTTTTGGCCTCAAGCAGTTCTTTCTGTTCATCTGTCAGCCGTCCGTCTTCTGAAGCCGCCGCAAACGAGGATGGAACCAGAAGCGCTGCCGACAAAGACACGCCTAAAATTGTTTTTTTCATTTTAACGCCCCCGTATTTTTTCAACATTTTTATGTATGTCTTGAGATGGCACCCGTGAAACATTTCCAGCAGCAAAAACGGTTTACGGTCGCGCATTCTATTATTTTAAGCGATGGAAAGAGTGAATCCTAGAAAATCAGACCATTTTATTATTACCTATTGGAAATTATCACCTCCTATATTCTATATTGTAGCATATTTTTCCTTATTAACAATTCTATTTTCTAAGAAATAACGAATCTGTTACCGACTACTATATTCCATAAAATGATAATGGCATCTTCTTAATAGGGATTTTTTTAATTCTTGGAACTTGAGACCCAGGCGTCAGACTGATTCTCAAACTGAACGGAGGCCATGTGCAAAAAAGACGGCCAAAAATCAAGGCAGTCTTTAAATGTTGTTGGATTTATCGTCTGATTTACTTTTGGAAGGAAACATCCGCTGTTCACCCTTTTCATAAAGAACGAGCAATTGCCGAATGATAGACAGCTTTGGCGCTGTCCAGTATACAAACAGAGCTGACACGATGCCAAGGAGAGCTCCCGCGGCCACATCAAATGGATAGTGGACGCCGGACCAAATCCGGGAAATCCCTACGGCGAATGCGAGCACAAGCCACAGCCATCCCGTTTTTTTATGAAACAGGAAAAACATAAAACCGATTGAAAAAAACAGGATCGTATGGTCGCTCGGAAACGAATTGTCAATATCGTGTTCAATCAACTTGTTGACATTTC is a window encoding:
- a CDS encoding MATE family efflux transporter — protein: MNHRHYLAVAVPLIISTITTPLLGAVDTAVAGQLSSPAYIGGVAVGTMIFNTMYWLLGFLRVSTSGFAAQSLGAQNRSESVLALARPVCIAFFAGLMFILLQKPLEYTALIMIQPDQHTAEFASQYFSLRIWGAPFALMSYCILGWLMGMSLIKVTLLLQVSMNILNIALDIVFVYVFHMEVNGIAAATLISELTGCLIGCWLVKRNAAISFKLPPVKLLFDPKPFKKMMIVNRDLLIRTLCLLTVFNLFTAKGADFGAEILAANAILIQIHYMMAYVFDGFANASSIFTGKAVGRMDRELYARTLSLSTQWALISAVLLSAGYFLLKDAIIPLFTPLESVLEAAKTYDVWIVLFPLAASFGLIFYGIFIGATEIGPVRNSIALAALVFLAAFFTAVPVFGNHGLWLSFLLFSFGRSLFLCMAVPGLTGRIFGKRELHEMKAEAES
- a CDS encoding dipeptide/oligopeptide/nickel ABC transporter ATP-binding protein, whose protein sequence is MTHPEETILRVSNLTKHYACGHKAVDSVSFSIRKGECLGLAGESGSGKSTLARCLLLLEQIDQGEIWLHQHRLRSINKKEVRRQRRKLQAVFQHPAASLNPKLNIIDSLMEPLDVSKQDIPPFLEDCRGSRRLAAERLFSMVGLKPPLLDRYPHELSGGQLQRVMIARAISTQPSFIIFDEPTASLDVTSQAKILNLLKDLQDEMGLSYLFISHDLAAVHFMSHRIMVMKDGQIADQFAKEELFSTGRHPYTKKLLQVFQS
- a CDS encoding YolD-like family protein; translation: MLKDRGSIKWVSMMLPEHVELLREYHESLHKHEKPVLDEQKYEELNERICEAMEENRPLQFTYYQQGEMKKLAGRVHYVDALKRELRIMSCTDQHHRLKLDDIIEIEYDDHV
- a CDS encoding ABC transporter ATP-binding protein, producing MPILSIESLSISSRQQTIVKNVSFSIGEGEWLALLGESGSGKSLTASAITGLLPDGLTASGGDVRFMGHHMLQAGRKALQRMRGKEIACIFQDSHGAFTPFIRVGRQIDEMVKTHTNWPKKKRKEAILRSFQDVSLPENRVYESYPFQLSGGQLQRAAIAQAMVLRPKLLIADEPTTALDSITAADVLKQLAVLRAKTNCAILFITHDLRLVKKYADKAAVMQNGEIVETGLTADFINHPKHEYTKRLFAAVPPLENPPLRLMAQPAEKKTALSGTGGAS
- a CDS encoding MFS transporter; amino-acid sequence: MKQKWQSIHPLSWTIIVGTIFGRMGTTMSIPFLAIYLTQVKGASASFAGAVIAVSSLIGIAASFYGGYLSDRFGRKKIMLLSIFGWVLVFAGFALADHVWTFFLMNALNGLCRALFEPTSRALLSDVSKPETRLFVFNLRYAAINLGVVFGPLLGLYLGSSKTTLPFFIAAFIYLLYGAGLVIQFKNHDVPAMETNKRIKVKDALQVTRTDRVFTITLIGSILCLFGYSQFSSTLAQYMSASPFIEDGTKIFGIMLTLNAATVLIVQYPIVQIAKRFSPILSLITGNVLVSMSLFSLSFFHDLLSITFIVILFTIGEVLLFSMMDILVDQIARPELKGTYFGAMGFTQLGSVIGPWAGGILLDTFGAGKPFFTFSILALATLCGSPFLFAAFRRVRMVEAAKVNIHAKKTLQH
- a CDS encoding DUF6376 family protein; translated protein: MKRILTVLAGIGLLGAGGCGMLDGLNYTNEAAGYIQKVKTFAEEAPSLAEQAVNDTHAREKLETQLESVRQAAADFNELTPPDAAAEIHKTIEKHNETLQKSAEDVLKSVEEGKLTVEKLEQSELVQSAQQISDVMGQIEKLTE
- a CDS encoding elongation factor G-binding protein, which translates into the protein MEPFIRNDQYHFIQFQTDSLVQGHANVKDGNVLDALKSNAFHQVLDLFPDLSNDQKALLSKMVEVEDNSGAARFLAELEDLVIPFQQVTAAKVKKLFSKVKKLKTPEFEQMDFRRYSYLGWNDAGSGRKYMIVDIGGKLTGIYGTIRPSNKKGICSICNRAEEIGLFMSRVKSGKETYTDRGNYICYDSETCNQNIMTLDHLNDFVMQLTKY
- a CDS encoding UV damage repair protein UvrX; this encodes MDYSQYPARSILCVDMRSFYASCAAVLLGLDPMTCLLAVVGNTERQGSVVLAASPALKREFGVQTGTRVYQIPDDPRIQLVNPKMAVFVRVSTELTRLFGRYVPHDAIHTYSIDESFIQVDGVESMWGDARTIAMKIQDDMAREFGLPCTVGIGPNMLMAKLCLDLEAKRAPDGVAVWGYEDVKTKLWPLSPLRRMWGIGSRLERRLNRMGIFTVGQLAQYDLKRLEKTFGVMGNQLYYHAWGIDLSALGAPIMAGQVSYGKSQILLRDYPDPAEVQHVILEMCEEVAKRARAHRQAGRTVSLGIEYSRDELGGGFYRSKTMERPSNITLDLYHTCLALFDRFYEGKTVRKISVSLSNIEDDIYMQLDLFHPDQEKKRMLGYVMDGIRERYGSTALLRAASYTNAGTARLRSKLVGGHQA
- a CDS encoding YqzH family protein; amino-acid sequence: MDEKLIEKMLGQALRQYGRNVATDPLSPHEKQILKLALKERRIEEPDEGLHAHIEDVIYDYVTNQGMFS